In Sulfitobacter sp. W027, a single window of DNA contains:
- a CDS encoding ATP-binding protein — translation MVSTEPTNKGEAETSSRSQTLFWGLITTVVVMYFVGLAFLTWSDYNRATTRAEVELEHFAELYEQAVDASLSVANVRMWGLIDELSTALLNDPDQFEAQYGALMNSAVESIKQVDALVLIGADGVVLWATAEPLLGQYLGDRAYFQAASGLGVDEYTVGVPIVSRATGRRLTPIAWPLIGIDGKVRGVLASSLGEDYYSQLLAADGLQQNMYVEVVTSNGERAFTSGGEIRDPDTPVFRARQELPALDLYIDVTRSKAAVMRGYWQRTLVFAGLATVLFLTVINAAIRARRQSTKLAQALRNSERDRERIRVAQSEFDAIFENVGDGLIVYNDNNKLHRSNRKARELMGVSSDIQAVEQLRSIVPPFSQMDEDVAVHRIHVRNAENESVAVQCRVMKMHLHGDYIAYNVLQDISAEERLVAARTAFVTSVNHELRTPLTSLAGSLEILHERFGEDMPTNASKLLSMATRNADRLLVLVNDILTLQAIDQQQLSIQTERVSVSDVLSEAIAANTGYGVNRDVQLDIHTAPKASEQAYVQVDTVRMQQIFSNLISNAVKYTPRGGTVKIGAEVDDDIVTFYVCDAGPGIPKSAHDRMFKRFADPVHSRDNQANGTGLGLAITRELVLRQDGEISFKTRSEEDGDENPGTTFSVRFARDDVAATKQGAPA, via the coding sequence ATGGTCAGCACTGAGCCCACCAACAAAGGCGAGGCGGAAACGTCATCCCGCTCGCAAACTCTTTTCTGGGGTCTGATCACGACTGTCGTTGTGATGTATTTCGTCGGGCTCGCATTCCTCACATGGTCTGACTACAACCGCGCCACGACCCGCGCGGAAGTGGAGCTTGAGCATTTCGCCGAACTCTATGAGCAGGCGGTCGATGCCTCCCTTTCGGTTGCAAATGTTCGCATGTGGGGGCTGATTGATGAATTGTCGACGGCGCTTTTAAATGATCCCGATCAATTCGAAGCGCAATATGGCGCGCTGATGAACTCTGCAGTGGAGTCGATCAAACAGGTCGATGCTCTTGTTCTTATCGGTGCGGACGGCGTTGTCCTTTGGGCCACAGCGGAACCTCTTTTGGGGCAATACCTTGGCGACCGCGCCTATTTTCAGGCCGCAAGTGGTCTTGGCGTTGATGAATACACGGTCGGGGTGCCCATCGTGTCGCGGGCGACGGGCCGACGGCTAACGCCGATTGCATGGCCGCTGATCGGCATAGACGGAAAGGTGCGGGGGGTTTTGGCATCCTCTTTGGGTGAGGATTACTACTCTCAACTGCTCGCAGCAGATGGGCTGCAGCAGAACATGTATGTTGAGGTTGTGACCTCTAATGGGGAACGCGCCTTTACCTCCGGGGGGGAGATACGCGACCCTGATACGCCCGTGTTCCGTGCGCGCCAAGAGCTTCCGGCGCTTGACCTTTATATCGACGTGACACGCAGCAAAGCGGCGGTCATGCGCGGCTATTGGCAACGCACCTTGGTCTTTGCCGGTCTTGCGACGGTCCTGTTCCTGACGGTGATCAACGCGGCAATCCGGGCCAGACGGCAGTCAACCAAATTGGCGCAGGCCCTGCGCAATTCCGAGCGCGACCGCGAGCGCATCCGCGTGGCACAGAGCGAATTTGACGCCATCTTTGAAAATGTTGGCGACGGGCTGATTGTCTATAACGATAACAACAAGCTGCACCGGTCCAACCGCAAGGCGCGGGAGCTTATGGGGGTTTCGTCAGACATCCAGGCCGTCGAGCAACTGCGCAGCATCGTCCCGCCTTTCTCGCAAATGGATGAAGACGTGGCCGTGCACCGTATTCATGTCCGCAACGCCGAAAATGAAAGCGTGGCCGTTCAATGCCGGGTGATGAAAATGCACCTGCATGGGGACTACATCGCCTATAACGTGCTTCAAGACATCTCTGCCGAGGAGCGTCTGGTGGCAGCGCGAACGGCTTTCGTAACTTCGGTAAACCATGAGCTGCGCACGCCGCTGACGTCACTGGCCGGGTCGCTTGAGATTCTGCACGAGCGGTTTGGCGAAGACATGCCAACGAACGCGAGCAAGCTTTTGTCGATGGCCACACGCAATGCGGATCGCCTGCTGGTATTGGTCAATGACATCCTGACCCTTCAGGCAATCGACCAGCAGCAACTCAGCATCCAGACCGAAAGGGTCTCGGTCTCAGACGTATTGTCCGAAGCGATTGCAGCCAACACCGGGTATGGGGTTAACCGCGATGTGCAACTTGATATCCATACCGCTCCCAAGGCGTCAGAGCAGGCCTATGTTCAGGTCGATACGGTCCGGATGCAGCAGATTTTTTCAAACCTGATCTCCAACGCGGTGAAATACACGCCGCGCGGCGGCACCGTAAAAATCGGCGCTGAGGTGGACGATGATATTGTCACGTTCTATGTCTGCGATGCGGGGCCGGGCATTCCTAAGTCCGCGCATGATCGTATGTTCAAAAGGTTTGCCGACCCTGTGCACTCTCGCGATAACCAAGCGAACGGCACGGGGCTTGGGCTGGCCATCACGCGGGAGTTGGTGTTGCGACAAGACGGCGAAATAAGCTTTAAGACACGCTCTGAAGAAGACGGTGACGAAAACCCCGGCACCACATTCTCTGTGCGGTTTGCCCGTGACGATGTCGCTGCGACTAAGCAGGGAGCGCCCGCATGA
- a CDS encoding response regulator: protein MSQRIIAVDDSDIAQDFINATLSDLGFEDVVSFIDPRAALSAIESDEATADLILMDIMMPDIDGIELCARIRALEKWSDVPIIMLTSRTDMGSLSEAFLAGANDYVTKPFNRIELQARMRSCLRLKSELDRRRSGESRGIRRRAVQAFSEATVPSLFGSKAGFQGSLMSLSSAMQKDLGLIVFKIDGDREQLDATGTQRQELQRLVAGLFGKVDIPARDSLAHWEDDLFVYGSLHADRAQLEARARQFISAVAEASASVKEGWTSRPLSVSACIVPPSDGAVAASLAQGIQGVETAGKTGAAGTICFAADEIGYPPENGQH, encoded by the coding sequence ATGAGCCAACGAATTATTGCAGTTGACGATTCAGACATTGCGCAGGACTTCATTAACGCGACGCTTTCGGACCTTGGGTTTGAAGACGTTGTTAGCTTTATCGATCCACGTGCAGCGCTCAGCGCCATTGAAAGCGATGAGGCCACCGCCGATTTGATCCTGATGGACATAATGATGCCCGATATCGATGGTATCGAACTTTGCGCCCGTATCCGCGCTTTGGAAAAATGGAGCGATGTGCCGATCATTATGCTGACCAGCCGGACAGATATGGGATCGCTTTCTGAGGCCTTTCTTGCGGGGGCCAATGACTATGTCACCAAACCATTTAACCGGATTGAGCTTCAGGCCCGTATGCGCAGTTGCCTGCGCCTGAAGTCTGAGCTGGACCGCCGCCGCTCGGGTGAGAGCCGCGGCATCCGCCGCCGCGCGGTGCAGGCCTTCTCCGAAGCGACCGTGCCCAGCCTTTTCGGCAGCAAGGCCGGGTTCCAAGGCAGTCTCATGTCACTATCGTCTGCAATGCAAAAAGACCTAGGGCTGATCGTCTTTAAAATAGACGGGGACCGGGAACAGTTGGATGCCACAGGAACGCAGCGGCAAGAGCTTCAGCGCCTTGTGGCGGGGCTGTTTGGCAAGGTCGACATTCCCGCGCGGGACAGTCTGGCCCATTGGGAGGATGATCTTTTCGTCTATGGCTCGCTCCATGCGGATCGCGCGCAACTTGAAGCTCGCGCCCGGCAGTTTATCTCTGCTGTGGCAGAGGCCTCTGCCAGCGTGAAAGAGGGCTGGACATCCCGCCCGTTGAGCGTCAGTGCCTGTATCGTTCCGCCCTCCGATGGGGCCGTTGCTGCGTCACTCGCGCAGGGCATTCAGGGCGTAGAGACTGCGGGAAAAACAGGCGCGGCGGGCACGATTTGCTTTGCCGCTGATGAGATAGGATATCCACCAGAGAATGGTCAGCACTGA
- a CDS encoding glycosyltransferase family 2 protein, with product MALDAESEAIGSLLLDRGALTVEQLDAAEDLAEDWNVSLVKVLLSRRWLTTRDLYREIAFYHGLTLVDLIENRADDDLIRQYDPVIMNNYMTVPTGRDEEGTLTIATSRPGPRTLLHIREVYGTGVTIVVASHFDVSWSLQRAFREKHSHEAVFALAELDPDMSAQKVVTPPQILVLYLLVSAVLLGLAFAPVATLIVLNVFLTVFYTGNFLFKALLVWLGGAAQETSSRAIAAEASLLRDDDLPIYTVLVPMFREPEVLPILAQALRNLDYPLAKLDIKIVLEEGDHETIDAARKLDLEGVFEIIRVPASHPQTKPKACNFALRYAQGDFLVIFDAEDKPEPDQLKKVIAAFNQSAPNTACIQCRLNYYNARENWLTRMFTLDYSLWFDLMLPGLERLGVPIPLGGTSNHFRMDVLRELNAWDPFNVTEDADLGIRLTQKGYRVGVIDSTTFEEANVSIPNWVRQRSRWIKGYMQTFLVHSRRPIHLWQSVGSAGVFGFIFFIGGTVLSGLLNPVFWSIFAIWLIFGTEVITPYFPLPVLYLSLVNLLAGNGLLIYLTMVAPFRRRWTDLAPWGITVVGYWVLMTVASYKALSQLIFNPFYWEKTQHGLSKHTANEVAEASAEATEAAQ from the coding sequence GTGGCGCTGGATGCCGAAAGCGAAGCCATCGGTTCTTTGCTGCTTGACCGTGGCGCGCTGACGGTTGAACAGCTCGACGCGGCGGAGGATCTGGCCGAGGACTGGAATGTCTCTCTGGTAAAGGTTCTTCTGTCGCGTCGCTGGCTGACAACGCGTGACCTCTACCGCGAGATTGCCTTTTATCATGGGCTGACGCTGGTTGATCTGATCGAGAACCGTGCGGATGATGATCTGATCCGGCAATATGATCCGGTCATCATGAATAATTACATGACGGTGCCGACTGGCCGGGATGAGGAGGGCACGCTTACGATTGCGACCTCGCGCCCCGGTCCACGCACGCTGCTACATATCCGCGAGGTCTATGGCACGGGCGTGACCATCGTCGTCGCCTCGCATTTCGATGTGTCATGGTCGTTGCAGCGCGCCTTCCGCGAGAAACACTCTCATGAGGCAGTCTTTGCTTTGGCGGAGCTTGACCCGGATATGTCGGCGCAGAAAGTGGTGACGCCGCCGCAGATTTTGGTGCTCTATCTCTTAGTCTCGGCAGTGCTGCTGGGGCTGGCCTTTGCGCCGGTGGCGACGCTCATCGTATTGAACGTCTTTTTGACGGTTTTCTACACTGGGAATTTTTTGTTCAAGGCGCTGCTGGTCTGGCTCGGGGGTGCCGCGCAGGAGACCTCATCGCGGGCCATCGCGGCTGAGGCGTCGCTGCTGCGCGACGATGACCTGCCGATCTATACCGTGCTGGTGCCGATGTTCCGCGAGCCCGAGGTGCTGCCGATCCTTGCGCAAGCGCTGCGGAATCTTGACTACCCGCTGGCCAAGCTCGACATCAAGATCGTGCTGGAGGAGGGCGATCACGAGACCATCGACGCGGCCCGCAAGCTGGACCTTGAAGGCGTGTTCGAGATCATCCGCGTGCCGGCTTCGCATCCGCAGACCAAGCCCAAGGCCTGTAACTTTGCGCTGCGCTATGCGCAGGGGGATTTCTTGGTGATCTTTGACGCCGAGGATAAGCCCGAACCGGATCAGTTGAAAAAGGTCATCGCCGCCTTCAACCAATCCGCACCCAATACCGCCTGCATTCAGTGCCGCCTAAACTACTACAACGCCCGGGAAAACTGGCTGACGCGGATGTTCACCTTGGACTATTCGCTGTGGTTTGACCTGATGCTGCCGGGGTTGGAGCGATTGGGCGTGCCGATCCCTCTGGGCGGCACCTCGAACCACTTCCGCATGGACGTGCTGCGCGAGTTGAACGCATGGGATCCCTTCAACGTGACCGAGGACGCCGATCTGGGCATTCGTCTCACGCAGAAGGGCTACCGCGTGGGGGTCATCGATTCCACCACATTTGAAGAGGCCAATGTCTCGATCCCGAACTGGGTGCGCCAGCGTTCGCGCTGGATCAAAGGCTATATGCAGACCTTCCTCGTCCACAGTCGCAGACCGATCCATCTGTGGCAGTCAGTCGGCAGCGCAGGGGTCTTTGGCTTTATATTCTTCATCGGGGGCACGGTGCTGTCGGGCCTGTTGAACCCGGTGTTCTGGTCGATCTTTGCCATTTGGCTGATCTTCGGGACCGAGGTGATCACCCCCTATTTTCCGCTGCCGGTGCTGTATCTTTCGCTGGTGAACCTCTTGGCGGGCAACGGGCTGTTGATCTACCTCACGATGGTCGCGCCCTTCCGGCGCAGGTGGACCGATCTGGCCCCTTGGGGGATCACCGTGGTGGGGTATTGGGTACTGATGACCGTGGCCTCCTACAAGGCGCTGTCGCAGCTGATCTTTAATCCTTTCTACTGGGAGAAGACGCAGCACGGCCTGTCCAAACACACCGCCAATGAGGTCGCCGAAGCCAGCGCCGAAGCGACAGAGGCTGCACAATGA
- a CDS encoding beta galactosidase jelly roll domain-containing protein encodes MKYPAIGLFAALLPFQVHAQTTAVEDGSTIAAPQVQEGQITRKFDLSELGFQNGISFRQLSGNATIYIPLPDAAALTSGTLQLELRHASTAEVDRYLQISVAGRPVSSQALPDGAGRLSVPVPLRPEDVSGGFIAVGLTYSGAFSDRVCVDERASGDFLEIAAASSVTLQLDQRAIDTSAAFAGLRPADTRLAINGSDSLAALAAATRAAALFDAEAGRLRFGAAEAGAAGAWSEGVIQLDVTSSGAASEMTVNGQSSLPVLNLRGSDPQVGLWQLVSEWSALSNNDATIVDVAGGPVMVDDRLPLSGLNADLNPRPVVSTQDFLIPFQSSDLPVGKAVSGVSLQIAAALDPEGRGATASVFLNDSLLGNRPLASGQPEQLSFSVPEGLLGRDNLLRVSIQRQPTGGECRFKPQGYPAQILPGSALVLSDAEPQDRDFFALRQAFGDGVQVVLDPALSLDFEQTLPWLAGVAGSVIPDRAPILPRASVDALEGDAPFFVISDQNPGDGEPLITFDQGRIEVRDTQDKLIYSGEDLSRLGVVQIVTRGETRGLWLRPGTGPAPELTPQQPMVLDRGDLALIGQEGVILATATDRSPLVDVVYPDRTSFAQMLSKYRPWIVGGIWVLITLFVLIAFQRIYRARRGKDET; translated from the coding sequence ATGAAGTATCCCGCAATTGGATTGTTCGCGGCCTTGCTGCCGTTTCAAGTTCACGCCCAAACGACTGCGGTTGAGGATGGTTCAACTATCGCGGCACCTCAGGTCCAAGAGGGGCAGATTACCCGTAAATTTGACCTGTCAGAGCTGGGTTTTCAAAACGGCATCTCTTTCCGGCAACTCTCTGGAAACGCGACGATCTATATCCCTCTGCCAGACGCCGCGGCCTTGACGTCCGGCACGCTGCAGCTTGAGCTTCGACATGCCTCTACCGCTGAGGTGGACCGCTATTTGCAGATTTCCGTGGCGGGACGGCCCGTGTCCTCCCAAGCGCTCCCCGATGGGGCGGGGCGCCTCAGTGTGCCGGTGCCGCTGCGCCCTGAGGACGTGTCGGGTGGGTTCATCGCGGTCGGCCTGACTTACTCCGGGGCTTTCAGTGATCGGGTCTGCGTGGACGAGCGCGCCTCGGGTGATTTTCTTGAAATCGCGGCGGCATCTTCTGTGACGTTGCAATTGGATCAAAGGGCGATCGACACTTCGGCGGCCTTCGCGGGTCTGCGCCCTGCAGATACGCGTCTTGCGATTAACGGAAGTGATTCCTTGGCTGCGCTGGCCGCAGCGACCCGCGCCGCGGCGCTGTTTGATGCGGAGGCCGGGCGCCTGCGCTTTGGCGCGGCAGAGGCGGGCGCTGCAGGCGCGTGGTCCGAAGGGGTTATCCAGCTTGACGTGACCTCCTCTGGGGCGGCGAGCGAGATGACCGTGAATGGCCAATCGAGCCTGCCTGTGTTGAACCTGCGCGGCAGCGATCCGCAGGTGGGTTTGTGGCAGTTGGTGTCTGAGTGGTCGGCCCTGTCAAACAACGATGCGACCATCGTAGATGTGGCTGGCGGCCCGGTCATGGTCGACGACCGTCTGCCGCTGTCTGGGTTGAACGCCGATCTGAACCCGCGGCCCGTCGTCTCGACTCAGGATTTCCTGATCCCATTCCAATCCTCTGACCTGCCCGTGGGCAAGGCCGTTTCCGGCGTCAGTCTGCAGATTGCCGCAGCCCTTGACCCGGAAGGGCGGGGGGCGACGGCCTCGGTCTTCCTGAACGACTCGCTTTTGGGGAATCGCCCGCTTGCCAGTGGCCAGCCCGAGCAGTTGAGCTTTTCCGTCCCCGAAGGGCTGTTGGGCCGCGACAATCTGTTGCGCGTGTCTATTCAACGTCAGCCCACGGGCGGCGAATGCCGTTTCAAACCGCAGGGCTATCCGGCGCAAATCCTGCCCGGCAGCGCCTTGGTGCTTTCAGATGCAGAACCGCAGGACCGCGACTTTTTCGCGTTGAGACAGGCGTTTGGCGATGGTGTTCAGGTCGTGCTTGACCCCGCGCTTTCGCTTGACTTTGAGCAGACTTTGCCGTGGTTGGCGGGTGTTGCGGGCAGCGTCATTCCCGATCGGGCGCCCATCCTGCCGCGCGCCTCTGTTGATGCGCTTGAGGGGGATGCCCCCTTCTTTGTGATCTCTGACCAAAACCCCGGCGATGGGGAGCCGCTAATCACCTTCGATCAGGGCCGTATCGAAGTGCGCGATACCCAAGATAAGCTGATCTACTCGGGCGAAGACCTGTCGCGCCTCGGCGTGGTCCAGATCGTCACCCGCGGTGAGACACGCGGCCTGTGGCTGCGTCCGGGTACCGGCCCTGCGCCGGAATTGACACCTCAACAGCCGATGGTGCTGGACCGGGGCGATCTTGCCTTGATCGGGCAGGAGGGGGTGATCCTCGCCACCGCCACAGACCGCAGCCCGCTGGTTGATGTCGTCTACCCCGACCGCACCAGCTTTGCGCAGATGTTGTCCAAGTACCGTCCGTGGATTGTCGGGGGCATTTGGGTGCTGATCACATTGTTTGTGCTGATCGCCTTTCAGCGCATCTACCGTGCGCGTCGCGGCAAGGACGAGACGTAA